One genomic segment of Arthrobacter sp. zg-Y1110 includes these proteins:
- a CDS encoding LacI family DNA-binding transcriptional regulator has protein sequence MATIRDVAKYAGVSPATVSRVVNGLVGYSEETRRRVEEAVTRLNYETDFMARGLKTRQTSVIGLLAPMVSDALASEVMRGVEEAAREQGYAVMLGRTGLQSVFIDGYLRTLRTYRAAGVILISAVITPEMRQILGPNIPLISVAISDKSGSPSVSIDDERAAYDATRYLLSLGHRRIGLLAGDPASVFVAHPRQRGYERAMAEAGHTSVVAHGTFFYDSGAPGLDELLRQEPDLTAVFAVSDEMAAAAVNELQERGRRVPDDVSVLGFDNTSTSQHVHPPLSTVAQPLEEMGRTAVAKLLRTRDLGPRIMPHTLIARGSTSPPRNQPAPKPAALRPALKSQHHSPLQGAQHEATTPLSTDPPRNSSTDHLRPGPHRLRRRKQ, from the coding sequence ATGGCAACCATCAGGGATGTGGCGAAGTATGCCGGCGTCTCCCCGGCCACCGTGTCCCGGGTAGTCAACGGTCTGGTGGGCTATTCCGAGGAGACCCGGCGCCGCGTCGAAGAGGCCGTAACCCGCCTCAACTACGAGACCGACTTCATGGCCCGCGGGCTAAAGACGCGGCAGACCTCAGTCATCGGGCTCCTCGCGCCTATGGTGTCCGACGCGCTGGCCTCCGAGGTGATGCGCGGCGTCGAGGAAGCAGCACGCGAGCAGGGGTACGCCGTGATGCTTGGCCGGACGGGACTGCAGTCCGTCTTTATCGATGGCTACCTGCGGACGCTGCGGACCTACCGGGCCGCCGGCGTCATCCTGATTTCGGCCGTCATCACACCGGAAATGCGGCAGATCCTCGGTCCGAACATCCCGCTCATTTCCGTCGCCATCAGCGACAAGTCCGGCTCCCCCAGCGTCTCCATCGATGACGAGCGGGCCGCCTACGACGCCACCCGGTACCTGCTGTCCCTGGGCCACCGGCGGATCGGCCTGCTCGCCGGGGATCCGGCATCGGTCTTCGTCGCCCACCCGCGCCAGCGCGGCTACGAACGGGCCATGGCGGAGGCAGGCCACACCTCCGTCGTCGCCCACGGCACCTTCTTCTACGACAGCGGCGCCCCGGGCCTGGATGAACTGCTTCGGCAGGAACCGGACCTCACCGCCGTCTTCGCGGTCAGCGACGAGATGGCCGCCGCCGCCGTCAACGAACTGCAGGAGCGCGGCCGCCGCGTGCCCGACGACGTCTCGGTGCTCGGCTTCGACAACACGTCCACGTCCCAGCACGTCCACCCTCCGCTGAGCACCGTCGCCCAGCCGCTGGAGGAAATGGGCCGGACGGCGGTCGCCAAACTGCTGCGCACCCGCGACCTCGGGCCACGGATTATGCCGCACACCCTCATTGCCCGCGGGTCCACCAGCCCGCCCCGAAACCAGCCCGCCCCGAAACCAGCAGCACTGAGACCAGCACTAAAAAGCCAGCACCACTCGCCACTACAAGGAGCACAGCATGAGGCAACGACGCCACTTTCGACAGATCCTCCTCGGAACAGCAGCACTGACCATCTCCGGCCTGGTCCTCACCGGCTGCGGCGGAGGAAGCAGTGA
- a CDS encoding ABC transporter substrate-binding protein gives MRQRRHFRQILLGTAALTISGLVLTGCGGGSSEEPEAQQDAAAAFEGRGPINYVSSRDASGAAQDTIDKWNAEHPEEQVTFVELPDSADQQRQQLVQNAQIKSETFSVLNLDVVWTSEFAANRWILPLPEDALPTDTMVPAAVETATYRGTLYGAPYYTDGALLYHRTDLLQAAGIDAPPTNWEEMTAACEKVLALPEAEGMSCYAGQFDKNEALTVNFTEAVGSAGGQVFDDEGAPTVDTPEALAGLTQLTDAFNEGLVPSDAITYIEEQGRRAFQEGDLVFLRNWPFVYSSLTATDGSSAVVDKFGISSVPGIGDNPGVSTLGGRNLAVSPFTENKATALDFIKFFTSEEESKARLDKSSRAPVYPSLLEDPAVVEKRPFYPTLLESLENAQARPQVVKYGATTTAIQEEAYAALTGEKDPETALADMQAKLEELSAE, from the coding sequence ATGAGGCAACGACGCCACTTTCGACAGATCCTCCTCGGAACAGCAGCACTGACCATCTCCGGCCTGGTCCTCACCGGCTGCGGCGGAGGAAGCAGTGAAGAACCCGAAGCGCAGCAGGACGCGGCCGCAGCGTTCGAGGGCCGGGGACCCATCAACTATGTCTCCTCCCGGGATGCCTCCGGCGCCGCGCAGGACACCATCGACAAATGGAACGCCGAGCACCCGGAGGAGCAGGTGACGTTCGTCGAACTGCCCGATTCCGCGGACCAGCAGCGCCAGCAGCTGGTGCAAAACGCCCAGATCAAGTCGGAGACCTTCAGCGTCCTGAACCTCGACGTCGTCTGGACCTCCGAGTTCGCCGCGAACCGGTGGATCCTTCCGCTGCCCGAGGACGCACTGCCCACGGACACCATGGTCCCAGCCGCAGTGGAGACCGCAACCTACCGCGGCACGCTGTACGGCGCCCCGTACTACACGGACGGCGCTCTGCTCTACCACCGCACGGACCTCCTCCAGGCGGCCGGCATCGACGCCCCGCCCACCAACTGGGAAGAGATGACGGCGGCGTGCGAGAAGGTCCTCGCCCTCCCCGAGGCCGAGGGCATGTCCTGCTACGCGGGCCAGTTCGACAAAAACGAGGCCCTGACGGTGAACTTCACTGAAGCCGTCGGATCAGCCGGCGGCCAGGTCTTCGACGATGAGGGCGCCCCGACGGTGGACACCCCCGAGGCCCTCGCCGGACTCACCCAGCTCACCGACGCCTTCAACGAGGGCCTGGTTCCCAGTGACGCCATCACCTACATCGAGGAGCAGGGCCGCCGCGCCTTCCAGGAAGGCGATCTCGTGTTCCTGCGCAACTGGCCGTTCGTCTACTCCTCGCTGACCGCCACGGACGGCTCAAGCGCCGTTGTGGACAAATTCGGCATCAGCTCGGTTCCCGGCATCGGCGACAATCCGGGGGTCTCCACGCTTGGCGGCCGGAACCTCGCCGTCTCACCGTTCACGGAGAACAAGGCAACGGCCCTGGACTTCATCAAGTTCTTCACCAGCGAGGAAGAGTCGAAAGCACGCCTGGACAAGAGTTCGCGGGCTCCCGTCTACCCCTCACTGCTCGAGGATCCCGCCGTCGTAGAAAAGCGCCCGTTCTATCCCACGCTCCTGGAATCGCTGGAGAACGCGCAGGCGCGCCCGCAGGTCGTCAAGTACGGCGCGACGACGACGGCAATTCAGGAAGAGGCGTACGCGGCCCTCACCGGGGAGAAGGATCCGGAAACCGCCCTCGCCGACATGCAGGCAAAGCTCGAAGAGCTCTCGGCCGAATAG
- a CDS encoding carbohydrate ABC transporter permease produces the protein MSTSTAAPPRRPDGQPPGKRKPDSRTSGEGRMAALLLSPTLLVLALVIAYPLVSALYQSLFREESGLDENGFVAEGETFVGLANYTDLLVGESGERFLNALANTTFFTLTTVTLETVLGLCLALAMNRAFRGRGLLRASILIPWAVPTAVSGLLWRWIFQSDGIANTLIGTEILWTAEGFQAKAAVIIAEVWKTAPFIGLLVLAGMQVIPEEVYEAARIDGAGWWRTLGSITLPLVKPTLLVAVLFRLLDALRMFDLPFVLIGPGKQSVETLSMLAWDESNQLRYGSASAFAVVLFLYVALVAIVFVKLLGADVAGAKEMRSLRKTGRSRKAKAL, from the coding sequence ATGAGTACCAGCACCGCTGCGCCCCCGCGCCGTCCCGACGGCCAGCCTCCTGGAAAACGCAAACCCGACTCCCGAACCTCCGGCGAAGGCAGGATGGCGGCGCTGCTGCTGTCCCCCACCCTGCTGGTCCTTGCCCTGGTGATCGCCTACCCCCTGGTGTCCGCCCTCTACCAGTCGCTCTTCCGGGAAGAATCCGGGCTCGACGAGAACGGGTTCGTCGCCGAAGGCGAGACCTTCGTCGGGCTGGCCAACTACACCGACCTCCTTGTCGGAGAGTCCGGTGAACGGTTCCTGAACGCCCTCGCCAACACCACCTTCTTCACCCTCACCACCGTCACCCTCGAGACCGTGCTCGGCCTGTGCCTGGCCCTGGCCATGAACCGGGCGTTCCGGGGACGGGGCCTGCTGCGCGCCAGCATCCTCATCCCGTGGGCTGTCCCCACCGCAGTCTCGGGACTCCTGTGGCGCTGGATCTTCCAGTCGGACGGCATCGCCAACACCCTGATCGGTACGGAGATCCTCTGGACCGCCGAAGGTTTCCAGGCGAAAGCCGCGGTGATCATCGCCGAAGTCTGGAAGACGGCACCGTTCATCGGCCTGCTCGTCCTCGCCGGGATGCAGGTGATCCCGGAAGAGGTGTACGAGGCCGCACGTATCGACGGCGCCGGCTGGTGGCGCACGCTGGGTTCAATCACGCTCCCGCTCGTGAAGCCGACGCTGCTCGTCGCCGTCCTCTTCCGTCTCCTCGACGCCCTGCGGATGTTTGACCTGCCGTTCGTCCTGATCGGCCCCGGCAAACAATCCGTGGAGACCCTCTCCATGCTCGCTTGGGATGAATCCAACCAGCTGCGCTACGGCTCGGCGTCGGCGTTCGCCGTCGTCCTGTTCCTCTACGTTGCCCTGGTCGCGATCGTCTTCGTGAAGCTGCTCGGCGCCGACGTCGCCGGAGCCAAGGAGATGCGCTCCCTCCGCAAGACCGGCCGCTCCCGGAAGGCAAAGGCACTCTGA
- a CDS encoding carbohydrate ABC transporter permease encodes MTQIPVLTRADTPDDAPQRKPKKRGTKSYLTYLGLAAIFVYCLSPFYWMLVSSFRRTADIFDNSLIPQPFSLENYLKVFDGSTMFGQALLNSLIVAGITTTAALVLGIFAAYAISRLNFRFKSVILGLVIATSMFPGISVVVPLLRLFTDIGWINTYQAMIVPNLSFAIPLAVWNLTTFMKALPFDLEEAAMIDGCTKWQAFRKILLPLAAPGVFTTAILTFIHSWNEFIIALSMINDPERQTATVAISKFTGATEFQAPFGEQMAAGVIVTVPLVIMVLIFQRRIVEGLTSGATK; translated from the coding sequence ATGACCCAGATTCCCGTCCTGACACGCGCGGACACCCCTGACGACGCCCCGCAGCGGAAACCCAAGAAGCGCGGCACGAAGAGCTACCTCACGTACCTCGGCCTCGCGGCGATCTTCGTGTACTGCCTGTCCCCGTTTTACTGGATGCTGGTCTCCAGCTTCCGCCGCACGGCAGACATCTTCGACAACAGCCTCATTCCCCAGCCCTTCTCACTCGAGAACTACCTGAAGGTCTTCGACGGATCCACGATGTTCGGCCAGGCCCTGCTGAACAGCCTGATCGTCGCCGGCATCACCACGACGGCGGCACTGGTCCTCGGGATCTTCGCCGCCTATGCCATCTCCCGGCTGAACTTCCGGTTCAAGTCCGTGATCCTCGGCCTCGTTATTGCCACCTCCATGTTCCCGGGCATCTCCGTGGTGGTGCCGTTGCTGCGCCTGTTCACGGACATCGGCTGGATCAACACCTACCAGGCGATGATCGTGCCCAACCTGTCCTTCGCCATCCCGCTTGCCGTCTGGAACCTCACCACCTTCATGAAGGCGCTTCCCTTCGACCTGGAGGAGGCGGCGATGATTGACGGCTGCACCAAGTGGCAGGCGTTCCGGAAGATCCTCCTGCCGTTGGCAGCGCCCGGCGTCTTCACGACGGCGATCCTCACGTTCATCCACAGCTGGAACGAGTTCATCATCGCGCTGTCGATGATCAATGATCCCGAACGGCAGACTGCCACGGTCGCCATTTCCAAGTTCACCGGGGCCACGGAGTTCCAGGCACCCTTCGGTGAGCAAATGGCAGCGGGAGTGATCGTCACCGTCCCGCTGGTGATCATGGTTCTCATCTTCCAGCGGCGGATCGTCGAGGGACTCACCTCGGGTGCCACCAAATGA
- a CDS encoding alpha-amylase family glycosyl hydrolase — MSRPTVRGQRPGWWQDAVIYQVYPRSFADGDGDGVGDLAGLLDRLPYIASLGVDGIWMTPFQPSPQVDQGYDVSDYCAVDPLFGTMEQFDQVLEAAHALGLRIFLDVVPNHCSSEHPLFQAAVAADSGSPERAMFHFENGVDDDTPPNNWQSVFGGRAWSRVNPGSDTDKEWYLHLFSPEQPDWNWRNPAVGDYFEGVLRFWFDKGVDGLRIDVAHALFKADGLPDTASTDGVVNGLRSNPQVSDQDEVHEVYRRWRRVADSYSPTRVLVGEVNLEPHRAARYTRHDEMHQAFAFAFVKLGWDAAAWAAVGTELEAARKEHGAPLTWALENHDIVRSVTRFGGGERGTLRARAGLLAILGLPGGAYIYQGQELNLPEAEVPLHARADPMWTRAGVSRDGARVPLPWTVAAENTYGFSPAGAADPWLPVPAAWGSRSVQMQLDDPASTLQLVTEALRVRRELIEKEILSPDDATTWHVQDNGLLLCERGDRFLLAVAMGEEPCALPQGSVVLASSPLTDAGLLPADSAVWLLREESRT, encoded by the coding sequence ATGAGCCGGCCGACCGTCCGGGGACAGAGGCCCGGCTGGTGGCAGGACGCCGTCATCTACCAGGTCTATCCACGCTCCTTCGCCGACGGCGACGGTGACGGGGTAGGCGATCTTGCGGGCCTGCTGGACCGTCTGCCTTACATTGCCTCCCTCGGCGTAGACGGCATCTGGATGACCCCGTTCCAGCCCTCCCCGCAGGTGGACCAGGGCTACGACGTCAGCGACTACTGCGCGGTCGATCCCCTCTTCGGCACCATGGAACAATTCGACCAAGTGCTCGAGGCGGCGCACGCTCTGGGGCTTCGGATCTTCCTCGACGTGGTGCCCAACCACTGCTCATCGGAGCATCCCCTGTTCCAAGCTGCCGTCGCCGCCGATTCAGGCTCACCTGAACGGGCGATGTTCCACTTCGAGAACGGCGTTGATGACGACACCCCGCCGAACAACTGGCAGAGCGTTTTCGGCGGCCGCGCCTGGAGCCGGGTGAATCCTGGCTCGGACACGGACAAGGAGTGGTACCTGCACCTCTTTTCCCCGGAGCAGCCGGACTGGAACTGGCGCAACCCCGCAGTGGGCGACTACTTCGAGGGCGTGCTCCGGTTCTGGTTCGACAAGGGCGTGGACGGCCTGCGGATCGACGTCGCACACGCCCTGTTCAAGGCCGACGGCCTGCCGGACACCGCCAGCACCGACGGCGTCGTCAACGGCCTGCGCTCCAACCCGCAGGTCTCCGACCAGGATGAAGTGCACGAGGTGTACCGGCGCTGGCGCCGCGTTGCCGACTCCTACTCCCCCACCCGGGTGCTGGTAGGCGAGGTGAACCTGGAACCGCACCGCGCTGCCCGGTACACCCGGCATGACGAGATGCATCAGGCATTCGCGTTTGCCTTCGTGAAGCTGGGCTGGGATGCCGCTGCATGGGCCGCAGTCGGCACTGAACTCGAAGCCGCTCGGAAAGAGCACGGGGCGCCGCTGACCTGGGCACTGGAGAACCACGACATTGTCCGCTCCGTGACACGGTTCGGCGGCGGTGAACGCGGAACCCTCCGTGCGCGTGCGGGCCTGCTCGCCATCCTGGGACTGCCCGGTGGCGCGTACATCTACCAGGGCCAGGAGCTCAACCTGCCCGAAGCTGAAGTGCCGCTCCACGCCCGAGCGGATCCCATGTGGACCCGGGCCGGGGTATCCCGTGACGGGGCCCGTGTCCCGCTGCCGTGGACGGTCGCAGCCGAGAACACCTACGGGTTCTCACCCGCCGGGGCAGCAGATCCGTGGCTGCCGGTACCGGCGGCCTGGGGATCCAGGTCGGTTCAGATGCAGCTGGATGATCCGGCGTCGACCCTGCAGCTGGTGACCGAGGCGCTGAGGGTGCGCAGGGAACTGATCGAGAAGGAGATCCTGTCGCCCGACGATGCAACCACCTGGCACGTCCAGGACAACGGATTGCTCCTCTGCGAGCGCGGGGACCGGTTCCTGCTTGCCGTGGCCATGGGTGAGGAGCCCTGTGCCCTTCCGCAAGGCAGCGTTGTGTTGGCATCATCGCCCCTGACCGATGCGGGACTGCTTCCCGCGGACAGTGCGGTCTGGCTCCTCAGGGAGGAGTCCCGCACCTGA
- a CDS encoding Ltp family lipoprotein, with the protein MSTTDTSYMTTTATKKSFVVTWLLALFLGTLGADRFYLGKIGTGVLKLLTGGGFGIWALVDLIITLTGNQKDKHGQPLAGYQESKKTAWIVTAVVWVLGVVVSLIMLLTGALAVGSAVENSQAVSQEDSGTVVEAPAPTATPAETYIPFVSDAPTLDPSVPKEYQEVMQSAQGFTYMSLSKADMIDKLVYTGYSPEEAQYAVDNLGVDFKEHALKKAQEYKEWGDSPEEIHHMLVSEYGEKFTPEEADYAIQNLK; encoded by the coding sequence ATGAGCACCACCGACACAAGTTATATGACCACTACCGCCACCAAGAAGTCCTTCGTTGTGACCTGGCTGCTCGCACTCTTCCTGGGCACGCTGGGCGCCGATCGCTTCTACCTGGGCAAGATCGGGACAGGCGTCCTGAAGCTCCTGACGGGTGGCGGTTTCGGTATCTGGGCGTTGGTCGACCTGATCATCACCCTGACCGGAAACCAGAAGGATAAGCACGGTCAGCCTCTCGCCGGCTACCAGGAGAGCAAGAAGACGGCGTGGATCGTCACCGCCGTCGTCTGGGTTCTCGGCGTCGTCGTTTCGCTGATCATGCTCCTCACCGGAGCGCTGGCAGTCGGCTCGGCCGTCGAGAACAGCCAGGCAGTGTCCCAGGAGGACAGCGGCACGGTAGTCGAGGCTCCGGCTCCGACCGCGACTCCGGCTGAGACGTACATTCCCTTCGTGTCCGATGCGCCCACCCTGGACCCCTCCGTTCCGAAGGAGTACCAGGAGGTTATGCAGAGCGCTCAGGGCTTTACCTACATGTCCCTGAGTAAGGCTGACATGATCGACAAGCTGGTCTACACGGGCTACTCCCCGGAGGAGGCCCAGTACGCAGTGGACAACCTGGGCGTGGACTTCAAGGAACATGCGCTGAAGAAGGCCCAGGAGTACAAGGAGTGGGGCGACTCCCCCGAGGAGATCCACCACATGCTCGTCAGTGAATACGGGGAGAAGTTCACCCCGGAGGAAGCCGACTACGCCATTCAGAACCTGAAGTAG
- a CDS encoding acetamidase/formamidase family protein codes for MEILEYHPRPDQLVYTFGGAEPVMKVRPGTALKLWSEDAFNNALTTVEDLSSEKVDLNFVNPQTGPFYVEGAEPGDTLALHIVELTPARSYGASATIPFFGGLTSTDRTAFLQDPLPDTTWIYHVDSARSTVGFSARFGDFEVALPLEPMLGTVGVAPPGGEVRSSLVPERFGGNMDAPEVKAGTTVYLGVNQPGALFSIGDGHYRQGEGEACGTAVEGAMHSTILVDLIKGGAPAWPRLETDAEWMAVGSSRPMEDSWRIGQVEMVRWFGELFGLHQMDAYQLLTQTAQAPIANAVDANYSVVVKARKALFPSAAAYDGLHADLRRRSEELL; via the coding sequence ATGGAAATCCTTGAGTACCACCCGCGTCCGGACCAGCTGGTCTACACCTTCGGCGGGGCCGAGCCCGTGATGAAGGTTCGACCGGGAACCGCCTTGAAGCTCTGGTCGGAGGACGCCTTCAACAACGCACTGACCACGGTCGAGGACCTGTCCAGCGAGAAGGTCGACCTCAACTTCGTAAACCCGCAGACCGGACCGTTCTACGTTGAAGGCGCCGAACCCGGCGATACCCTCGCCCTGCACATCGTGGAGCTGACCCCGGCGCGGAGCTACGGCGCCTCCGCCACCATCCCGTTCTTCGGCGGACTCACCAGCACCGACCGCACCGCGTTCCTGCAGGATCCGTTGCCGGACACCACCTGGATCTACCACGTGGACTCCGCCCGCTCCACCGTCGGTTTCTCCGCCCGGTTCGGGGACTTTGAAGTGGCCCTGCCGCTGGAACCCATGCTGGGAACGGTCGGGGTGGCTCCTCCCGGCGGGGAGGTCCGCTCCTCCCTGGTCCCCGAACGCTTCGGCGGAAACATGGACGCCCCGGAGGTGAAGGCCGGCACCACCGTGTACCTCGGGGTGAACCAGCCGGGCGCGCTGTTCTCCATCGGCGACGGGCATTACCGCCAGGGCGAAGGTGAAGCCTGCGGCACCGCCGTGGAAGGGGCCATGCATTCCACGATCCTGGTGGACCTGATCAAGGGCGGCGCACCCGCCTGGCCGAGGCTGGAGACCGACGCAGAGTGGATGGCCGTCGGCTCGTCCCGGCCCATGGAGGATTCCTGGCGCATCGGCCAGGTGGAGATGGTGCGCTGGTTCGGCGAGCTCTTCGGCCTGCACCAGATGGATGCCTACCAGTTGCTCACCCAGACGGCGCAGGCACCGATCGCCAACGCCGTGGACGCCAATTACTCCGTGGTGGTCAAGGCACGCAAGGCCCTGTTCCCGTCCGCCGCTGCCTACGACGGGCTGCACGCAGACCTGCGCCGGCGCAGCGAAGAACTTCTCTAA
- a CDS encoding SDR family NAD(P)-dependent oxidoreductase: MDLQLNGKTALVTGGTRGIGRAIVEAFAAEGANVAFCARNKAEITATETALAGTGVKVEGAVLDVGDGDAVAAWVDAVAGRFGGLDAVVSNVSALAIDDSAESWEACLRVDLMGTVRLMQAAVPHVGRSESPSLVAISSVSGREVDFASGPYGTVKSALIAYMAGLAFQLAGTGIRANTVSPGNTYHDGGVWQSMERNSPEMFASSMALNPTGRMGSAQEVADVVVFVSSPRASRMTGANVLADGALSRGIQF; the protein is encoded by the coding sequence ATGGATCTGCAGTTGAACGGCAAGACGGCACTGGTCACCGGCGGCACCCGCGGGATTGGGCGGGCGATCGTGGAAGCGTTCGCCGCGGAAGGGGCCAACGTTGCCTTCTGCGCCCGGAACAAGGCGGAAATCACAGCCACCGAAACGGCATTGGCCGGCACCGGGGTCAAGGTGGAAGGCGCAGTCCTGGACGTGGGCGACGGCGACGCCGTGGCCGCCTGGGTGGATGCCGTCGCCGGGCGCTTCGGCGGATTGGACGCGGTGGTCAGCAACGTCAGCGCCCTGGCCATCGATGACAGTGCCGAATCGTGGGAGGCGTGCCTGCGGGTAGACCTGATGGGGACCGTACGCCTGATGCAGGCGGCGGTCCCGCACGTTGGGCGCAGCGAGTCGCCGTCGCTGGTGGCCATCTCCAGCGTTTCCGGCCGGGAGGTGGATTTCGCGTCCGGTCCGTACGGCACGGTCAAGTCGGCGCTGATCGCCTATATGGCCGGGCTGGCCTTCCAGTTGGCCGGGACCGGGATCCGCGCCAACACAGTGTCGCCGGGCAACACCTATCACGACGGCGGCGTCTGGCAGAGCATGGAACGGAACAGTCCGGAGATGTTTGCCTCGTCCATGGCGCTGAATCCCACCGGGCGGATGGGCAGCGCGCAGGAGGTGGCCGACGTCGTTGTGTTCGTCTCCAGCCCGCGCGCCTCCCGGATGACCGGAGCGAACGTTCTGGCGGACGGTGCCCTCTCACGGGGGATCCAGTTCTAG
- a CDS encoding lantibiotic dehydratase C-terminal domain-containing protein, producing the protein MLTVEPEHRDAGDEIVRRIVAPLMSGTRTGGERWFGFSRRLESAHPAVHLHVRAADDVVKRLWKFVYALADESAASLGPVKISRWPDITYPPRSGEPVHEVMEAAFARFGGRKGLELVSEVADLSSDLALWAVNRFPRLNMRSMLAALLLFDTGHAMMRGPRSAVWPDRRTTSWDYYWNAHLHACTGSFGSHSGQARTAMMAQMAPRVMPAHRVMAALASESAVDIWRKRWARAIDEYLYRADKQRISRSAQQLAMGASGLALNRLGFPPREQGALGIYARAWSKDIEARYSGEEH; encoded by the coding sequence ATGTTGACTGTAGAGCCGGAGCACAGGGATGCGGGTGATGAAATAGTCCGCCGTATTGTTGCTCCGCTGATGTCCGGAACGAGGACCGGGGGAGAGCGCTGGTTTGGCTTTTCCCGCAGGCTGGAATCCGCCCATCCGGCCGTGCACCTGCATGTGCGTGCCGCCGACGACGTTGTTAAGCGGCTTTGGAAGTTTGTGTACGCGTTGGCAGACGAAAGCGCTGCCTCACTGGGTCCCGTGAAGATCTCCCGGTGGCCGGACATCACTTATCCACCACGATCAGGCGAGCCGGTGCACGAAGTAATGGAAGCGGCATTTGCCCGGTTCGGTGGACGGAAGGGCTTGGAACTGGTTTCTGAGGTTGCCGACTTGTCCTCGGACCTGGCTTTGTGGGCAGTCAACCGCTTTCCCCGCCTCAACATGCGCTCGATGCTGGCCGCCCTGCTTCTCTTCGACACCGGGCACGCCATGATGCGCGGGCCGCGGTCCGCTGTGTGGCCCGACCGCAGAACCACTAGCTGGGACTACTACTGGAATGCTCATCTGCACGCCTGTACAGGTTCTTTTGGTTCGCACTCCGGGCAGGCACGCACGGCAATGATGGCCCAGATGGCACCCCGGGTTATGCCTGCGCATAGGGTGATGGCCGCCCTTGCCTCGGAGTCGGCAGTGGATATCTGGCGGAAGCGCTGGGCAAGGGCCATCGATGAGTATTTGTACCGGGCAGACAAGCAACGCATCAGTCGCAGTGCGCAGCAGCTGGCTATGGGGGCTAGCGGGCTGGCACTCAACCGGCTGGGCTTTCCACCCCGGGAACAGGGGGCCCTTGGGATATACGCGCGTGCCTGGAGCAAGGATATTGAAGCGCGGTATTCCGGTGAGGAGCATTAG
- a CDS encoding SRPBCC family protein, which produces MTVYFECTTRTALPASELFDRARSIDAHKDSMARSREEAVGGVTSGLISLGEDVTWRAWHFGVPLRMTSRITEMEAPDRFVDEQVRGPFRRFRHVHEFRQDPAGSTMVDRIEFEAPFGVVGRLVEKLVLARYLRKLIESRNRYLAGELTSS; this is translated from the coding sequence ATGACCGTCTACTTCGAGTGCACCACCCGGACAGCCCTGCCCGCATCGGAGCTGTTTGACCGTGCCCGGAGCATTGATGCGCACAAGGACTCGATGGCGCGGTCCCGGGAAGAGGCGGTCGGCGGCGTGACGTCGGGCCTCATCTCCCTGGGTGAGGACGTCACCTGGCGGGCCTGGCATTTCGGTGTTCCGCTGCGGATGACTAGCCGGATCACCGAGATGGAGGCGCCGGACCGTTTCGTCGATGAGCAGGTCAGGGGCCCGTTCCGGCGGTTCCGGCACGTCCACGAGTTCCGTCAGGATCCCGCGGGCAGCACCATGGTTGACCGCATCGAGTTCGAGGCGCCGTTCGGCGTCGTCGGGCGCCTGGTCGAGAAACTGGTGCTGGCCCGCTACCTCCGGAAGCTCATTGAGTCGCGGAACCGCTACCTCGCCGGGGAGCTCACCTCCAGCTAG
- a CDS encoding bifunctional 2-polyprenyl-6-hydroxyphenol methylase/3-demethylubiquinol 3-O-methyltransferase UbiG yields MTHSFDKDYWEQHWHEAPDTDPAANHQPPANPYVARLAAELPAGIALDAGCGTGAEALELAAHGWTVVGTDVSASALAAASRRAEAQTLSGSVDWIEADLVSWEPGRRFDLVTTNYAHPAMPQLAFYARVAEWVAPGGTLLIVGHAHDDEATTAHGHHPPAEATVTARDIQALLDPSAWSITVAEEHPRSMTAPDGSQVTLRDVVVQAVRQR; encoded by the coding sequence ATGACACACAGCTTCGACAAGGACTACTGGGAGCAGCACTGGCACGAGGCTCCGGACACCGATCCGGCCGCGAACCACCAGCCGCCGGCCAACCCCTATGTGGCCCGCCTCGCGGCGGAGCTCCCGGCAGGCATCGCGCTGGACGCCGGCTGCGGCACCGGCGCGGAAGCCCTGGAACTGGCAGCGCACGGCTGGACGGTAGTGGGTACGGACGTATCGGCATCTGCCCTGGCCGCAGCGTCCCGGCGTGCCGAAGCGCAGACCCTGTCCGGCAGTGTGGACTGGATCGAGGCCGACCTGGTCTCCTGGGAACCGGGACGCCGCTTTGACCTGGTCACCACCAACTACGCCCACCCGGCGATGCCGCAGCTGGCGTTCTATGCCCGGGTCGCGGAGTGGGTGGCCCCGGGCGGCACCCTCCTGATTGTCGGGCACGCCCACGACGACGAGGCGACGACGGCGCACGGGCACCATCCGCCGGCCGAAGCGACCGTGACGGCCCGGGACATCCAAGCACTGCTGGATCCGTCCGCGTGGTCCATCACCGTCGCCGAGGAGCATCCGCGCTCCATGACCGCACCGGACGGCAGCCAGGTCACCCTGCGCGACGTCGTCGTCCAGGCCGTCCGCCAGCGCTAA